The genomic region AAAGTGGTGATCTATAAGAACAACTGCAGCCATCTGATGGAGAAAGTCTTGAAGTTTTATATAGAAGAAGGAACTGTTGAGGTAATTCCCTGGCCAATAAACTCACACCTCAGGGTTTCTTATTCATGGCGCTTCTTGCAAGATGGGACACACATTGGCTACTACGGACAAATCACAGCTCTAAATGACTGTATATACCGTAACATGGAAAGGAGCAAGTTTGTGGTCCTTAATGATGCTGATGAAATAATTCTTCCCCTTAAACACCCAGACTGGAAAACAATGATGAACAGTCTTCAGAAGCAAAACCCAGGGGCTAGTGTTTTCCTCTTTGAGAACCATATCTTCCCAGAAACCGTATCTTCTCACACATTCAACATTTCATCTTGGAATACTGTGCCAGGTGTTAACATATTACAGCATGTATACAAAGAACCTGTCAGGAATAATAAGGTAGAGAATCCCAGGAAAATGATAGTTGATCCACGAAAGGTGATTCAGACTTCAGTCCATTCTGTCCTACGTGCTTTTGGGAAGAGTGTGTATGTTCCTGTGGATGTTGCCCTCATTTATCACTGTCGGAAGGGCCTTCAAGGAAACCTTCCCAGAGAATCTCTCATCAGGGATACAACACTGTGGAAATATAACTCATCATTAATCATGAATGTTAACAAGGTTCTATCTCAAACCATGCTGCAAACTCAAAATTGAGACCTCAGTTATAAGGAGTGAAAGTGGAGGGCTACCTGTATTGTGGGAAGACAGAggatataatttaaaaatcacattacaTTGATTTTCACATGGAGTCTACATTTTTCTGCAATTATTTAGGGAATATATAGCAAAGCCATGAATCACTTAATGATAACAAGGGTCAATGCAGATTGCAGCATCTCTTCTGGGAAATGTACAATTTGTTTTCagttaataataaaaatcagtatttgtCAACTGATTCAAATAATGCAAAATAGTTTTCAACCTATGTACAAAAAGTACAAATACAATCATTAGTATTAAAGGTAGCATTGCTTAATTCTTGCAGTTTGTATGTCACTGGGTACTAAATTTGTATGCATCAGTTTGAATAAAAGGTAGACAAGTAATTGAGTACAATCTTCCTTTCAGTTGTAAAAAAATTACCCCTTATATTCTTGGAAATAGTGTATATTAAAGATGTGATGGATTGTAACACTAAACACAGCCATTGGAGTTTTGCTGATAAAAAATGTCTTGTTCAACTGGGCTTTGGAGACATGTAAGTTGGCGAAGAGTCATTGCACCTGTTCCTGAATTACTAAAGTGGTAAATGCTGAGTTGTGTTGGAAAGCTTTGATAGAGGCAAGGGAGAGAGATTCATCTTAACGAAAAAGATACTTTTGTGAACCAAAAAGAACCTatttcaaggaggaaaaaaatagatggCCAAACAACTTTTTTGAAATGTCAtattttgttggggtttttgaaGCCTcgtaggaaaatattttgtgaaattaaACACAAGTTGGATTTTAGTCCTTTATGTGATGAGTAAGTTGAATTACATTGCTTCCTTGGTAGGTGTAAGGGTACAGAAGTGGCATTTTTTCTTAACTCTATCTGGAAATAGTGCTAAGTAGTGACTTGCTGAAGGGCCAGATGgaaaccaaagcaaacagaaaaaccatttgctcatttttgtttcacagtttcagtttctgtttGATAAGACCCCAGAACTACATGCATTGCATATGTTGTCTCAATATACTAGAACCTTCCTACTGAAGGCACATCTGAAGGCAGCGATAGCCTGACACTGGTGTCTGACACACAGAAGTGTGTGTGAGAGCAAgtatgctttttaaaatttttacattAGTGTCATGCTTTCATTCCTTTATCTACTTGGTAGTGGCACATACCTGTGCCCTTAAAGAGCTCTGTCATTAGGGGAATAGTATCATTAGCAATGTCCAAAGGGAACTTCTACTTCGATTCACAGTGACTGCAGCATCTCACAGTCTGTATCAACAAACTTGCAGCTGTATTGGGATCTGAGATGTCTGCTCCTGTCAGTCACACAACCTGTATGGCAACAGGTCCATTAAGAATTTCAGACTCGTCATTTAGAAGGGGCATCTGAAAGTCCAACTCCCTGCTTACAGCATGGTGTGCTCAGGGCTTTGTTTGGGAAGgctgggcaacctgtttcagtcTTAAACTAAACTCACTGTGGAGAATTCCTCTCGTCAGAAGAACCATTGACCATTGTCTTGCTGCAAGATGCCAAAAGGAGTCTGACACTGTTTTCTTTATAGCTTACTAGTTAGCTGGAGACAGTAGCAGTGCGTCTGCATCCCGTGCCCACCACACCTTCCCATCTGGAGGGCTCAGCTTGGGTCTGTTTCTCAGCCGTCTTGTGCTCCACCTCTCTGTGGACTCTATATAATCAAGGTCACTAAAAGAAGTAATTAACCAAGATTTCCTGATTTGCTGATTTGGAAACAATGACATTTCTGGCACACCTCTATTTAATCTTTCAAACTTAATGCAGTGCTGTATAGGTGGTTCCTTTAGAAGCACACATCATAATGATACTGTTATGTTACTCCCACATTAGGAATGAGGAGAACTGGGTTTCAAGACAAGTTACTGAATTTAAGTTATTGAAAACATTCTTTTTCACAGAAGTTTTCTTCACTTAGGAGTGAGACAACAAAAGCTCACTTTTGTGAGCTCATCATTTATGCCCCACACAATGCAGTTTGAATTGAGAGTTGTGAATTTGGCTTCCAGTTGATAAAGTCCTTGAGTACAGACAACATTTCTCAAAGTAAATTGATGTGACTAAAGGTGGAAAAACTGAGTGCTTAAGAGTCTGGCCTTGTATTTAAGAGACTGCTCCACTGTGACTTGAAGCTACTCCTACCGCATCCTCAAGTACTGATTCTTGCATATGAAAACTCCCCTTCATTGGTGTAACTCACATCACATACATTTGGAAATCGTGGCCTTCATTCAGTATTAAGTACGAAGTCAGGTCTCCTTGTAtagtgggaagaaaaaaatcacactaGTAATGCTAGACAGTTTTGTCCTCTGAAGGGCATGAGCAGGAGGTTCATGAAAACCCACGTTTTCAAGTTGTGTAAAAAAAATGACATtaaggcaggagggagggagggaggtagATCAACCTAAAGCATTTCTAAAGCATGGTATGTAGATGCAGCTTTAAAGTACATGTCAAATAGCACAAAAATATGTGGACAAATATTTGTTAAAGGACTCGTTTGATTCTTCTGTTTCAAAGGCTAAGTATTTAAAGCTATCATatggaaaaacattttgaagagaaagattctggagagagagagggtttgctgttttctcatttttgttaaGCAGCCATGCACTGCAACCAGTATTTGCTATTAGATGTACAAAAGCCTATGGTTCTAAGACAGTAGCTTCACCTTctgtttcaataaaaaaaaaaaggtcagaagTCGGGTCAAGCACAACTTGATTTCAGACTTGGTAGCAGATTTGAATGGTTTAAACATTACAAGCTATACTTCAGAGCCCAAACAGGTATATTTAAACATGAATATAGACAAAATTTTGTGGTGAATACTGTTAGCATGCTGCATTGCATTATTTCCAAAACAACCCATTCCCAAATGCCCAAATAAAAGTAAATGATTGTGCATTGCATGATGATACCATTGGATGTGCAACTTTGGTTCATGCAAAGTCTCATTTTATGGACACACTGCTGATAGGCCATAAATTCCTGAAGATTCTGTATGTGTGAGCTTTTCAGCCATGTTCTTTCCATAAGACCAAATGGATACTATGGTCTGGCATACTGGTGGCAAAAACCAAGCCTGTATCATTTTGGCCATTTAGTCCGTTTAACCAAGACATTTCACCGGCCAAGAAGCTTGAACCTCTCTTTGACTTTCTATATTCTGGTAAAGGCCAGCGGCTTATCAGTTTTTCTGTCCTCAAGTCCATTATGTACAGGTATCTGTTGTCAAACAGTAGAGCAAATATCTCTCCAAAGCCCAGCAAGGATACATTTGAGAAGTCTGGAGGTTTGATAACCctaaaagacaagaaaacagTGTTAGAATCTCCCTTACAATGTTATCACGAGGTTGAATTACTAAAGCGAATCCTGTATGTCTACAGAAAATGTGTCTAAATTCATCATtctgaagtaatttaaaaagaacTGGATGCAAATCTTTCAAATTAAGCAACTGAACACTTTAGCTACAGTCAGGCCTGTGGTTTCACTTCTGACTTTATATATTCAGGACAGACCCATCTGAGCATAAGTGAAGGCTAAGGTTTGAAAGGGATTATTCTGCAgagcacaaggaaaaaaagagccaTTTCTACATACAAATGAAAGAGCAAATGTACTTGTGTTTTACAGTAGATTTCCATATGGATTTCATGCCTCAATATCTTTACAACTAAGAGGTAAAAGCTGTTATTATTcttttgaataattttgaattcaCCCCTCTAAAAGgcagaagtaaaagatagaCATGCCTTCTTGTGATAAGCAGGTTAGATAAATCATCCAAGACTAGTCCTTAGAATGCTGTTTTACTGATGTTTTGTGTTAAATTAACCATGGggagaaataaaagtattttttagtTCCCCAACACCTTGATGATGGCTTCccttaataaataaaacttgGAATAGAAACTGAAGAGTTGAGTCTTCCACAACTGCCTCCATGTTTGATCATAGCATTACATAAAGCAAAGAACTGAGGCACAAAAATGTGTGGGGATGAAAATCTGCTCTCAGCAATAAGAGACCatctttctgttttgaaagaTGGGAGAGTAAACTAAGAAGTGAAATTACTCAGTTATTCTTACTCATAAGAAGCACTTCTGGAGATCTTTCAAATATCCACAATTATTCAGGGTATTTAAATTAGGGAGTCTTCTAGCAGttctaaaatgcatttttttctttagtaagTTGGCATCTTTGATGCCACCATTCCCAACTCATACAACTTGATTCTTTATGTGGAAATGGAATGCCATCGTGTTCAGTCCCTCACTGCAGTCTGATAGATTTCACTGTCATTCCACAACATTAGAAGGAGTGATAGATCAGTGCTGCTATAAGCAAAAAGagtctttttaatttcttgtccCATCAAAGGACCCCCAGAAATTTCTGCTTGGTTCTCTGTATAGCAGTCTCCATGGTAACATTAGCTCTGCATCACCACACTTCCACATTCAGAACTACAGCACTGCAGTCTGGTTTAAGTCTATACTGAAACACTTCAGCTTACGGAATGAAAATATGGAAGAGATGAGCATGTGGCCAGAAACCAGAACAGCAATGAAACGATTCATATTATTAGATGACAAAATTAGAATTAAACTGCTCGATATGTGTAAAGCAAGATGTTTACAGGATTTTAAGGATTCAAGTTTCTTTTAGTCCACATTTAAGGTAAGTTATTAAAACTGGTAAACTACTTATTTAATTAATGAAGATTGAATCCTAAACTGAATGGTTTACCTGAGAATATCATAGCTGGCAAAGTCCCACTGGTATAATCCTAGTGCTGAACTGCACACTATGTATTTACCATCAAAGTGCAGCCTAGGCTGTAGGGAGATGCTGCGGTCTTCAGAAACAGACAATGTTCTTAAGCATTTGCAGTTTATTTCCCTTCCAATAGGCCAAATCTACAATTAGAACACAGTTAAAGACCATAAAAAATTCACATTATAAACTGATACATAAATAGAGCAAGCCCCACAGTCTCTTTTTAAGCATCCGGTAAATGTGTGCATGagttttttccagaaatatttatctttttcagGTAGAAACATCAATTCTTCAAGTGACTTGTCTTACAGTGCAGCACATGTTGTTTCTAGCCTAAGAAATTCCCAGTGAAAATAGGTACtttaaagaatggaaaaaaaaaataaaaatcaaccaTCCAATTGGGACAGAAATGTAACTGTTTCAGTTATGAAGCACTTCTATAACCACAAACTTGCAGCACTCTCCAACCCCAAAGTCCCTAACAGTAACAGTATTTGCATTTACCTGCCTCACTGTCATGACCTGGAAGCGCCAATTCTTTGCATTACCATTGCTGTAGAGCTATCATTTAAAACTAAATACTAAGGCAAGCATTGAAAAATTAGCTTCCAAAGAGTTTCATGTTCTGCACGCAGCCTCTAAAGCaggaaatgtggggaaaaaCTAAATCCTTCTATTGTTTGTAAACTTCAGCAAATTACTCAAGCTTTTTGCTTCCCAATGTACCAAAATAATATATGTATGATATATGGTACATACCTTGATTTCATACTTATCTGCACTTAGGAGAATATAATCCCCAGGACTATGCATAAGAGATTTGACTTTGCATTTCTGCAAAACGACCTGTAATTGAAGGATGGCAATGATTTATGTTGAtgctgttaaataaataaattttcatttgcatttttcatttcactgacCACCTGCATAGTGTACCCATGAATAAAGGCAGTACAAATACTTTTTAGCAACTGAAGGAAAACTACAGTTTACACTCTTTTGTTCCTACTAGTGACAATTTACTGTACTAATAAGCAAACATACATACTTTATCTGTACAGCCACACTCCTCATCTTTCAAGTTCTGAAATaaccagaggaaaaatattgtttcatgATCAGATTTTTGTTATCAAGATCATTAGATTTTTACATAACTTTTAAAGCCATCTTTTTTCAGAACCAGTTTTTATTCAGTCTTTGAATCAAAACACTGCTTCCTAGTATTAGCCCAGCTACTTTGGAATTGAAATATCTTCAATGGTCTGAAAGGTTTAATTAcagcttaaatattttttctgttgaaatgttattttgtaGTATTTCCAGATGTTCTTCAGATTCTAAACCTACCTGCAGGATTAGGactaggaaataaaaatttagaaCATGTTACAAATTTAGTGCAAATAAGTGTGTGAGATTAATTATGAATCAATATTCCCACCTTAGTGACCCATTCCGTGTGTCCAGTAAGGGTATTCAGGCACGTTCCTGTTGATAAGGCCCACACTTTCACAGTGAAGTCTGCAGAGCCACTGACCAGAATATCAAGTTCATCATTGTAATCCACACTAAAAACTTCAAGCAAAGAGAGAACTAAATAAGGAATACCAGTCTCTATGCATGCATTTTTCTGTGAGACACTAGTAGCATCTGTATGAATTTAGCAGCTTCTAAATTCATATGCTACTACATCCTTAATTGTTCTTGAACTGTATAAATGAATTGTTGCTCTGGATGCCTAAGTTTACATTGTGAAATTACTGGGGTTTTCTGCCCAAATTAAGAGCATGTATATCAGTGGTTCCTTTATGGCTGGATTGTGGCAAAGTGTAATTTAAGCTAGTTCATATTTCCAGAGCTTTAGTAAGATAATTCCACAGGATTagtatattttataaatacaagggaaaaaaactacAGCTGAACTGAGGGTACTTCTAAGTACACGACAAAGAATTGAATTATGAGGGCAATGCAAATACGTATTCCCAGCTCCTATTTTGCTCTTTGCTTTAAGCTCATGTCCAATGTGGGAATAGAAAAAATGGCTATGGCCATGTATGCCCTGCCACCTAAGATTTGCACCTCTTTGAGACTTGAAGCTACTGAATAACCGTGGCATTTATTGTTACTTCCATGCAATTGCAAAATGCTACATGGCTAAGCTTTGGCATATTCAAGGACAAGTGTATATGTGTTCCAGTCACTTTCCCTGCCAAGGGGAACTCAGGGGACTCAGATGACAGAGAACagaggctgaacaaacccaTAAAGCTAGTGTGCAAAAAGctaaatttaattatattttgtttGATGATGATGTTCATTACTTCACTGGtgaaattacaattttaaaatttcaacaTACCTGCACCAGTATGTCCTCTGAAATGCTGTGTCTTTGCCCCAGAGCTCCATTCCCAACAGGCTACTGTGTTATCGAAAGATCCTGTTACAAGCTTTTGTTCATCAAACTTCACTGCAGCACAAGTGTGTGTCTGGATACCATATATGCACTGACCTGTGCTTACATCCCACAGTTTTGCAGACAAGTCATCTGATCCTAGAATATAAAAAACAGGATAAATGCAAGATTGGTAGATTCTGGCACTACGTCTGACTGATAGTGTCTACGGAAACAGATGAATGGAAATTTCATGTGACACATCACTCAGGTTTTACAGAGCCACTGACTATACTGCAAGCTTTAGTTTCTTTCAGGAAGGAAAGGGTTCCAGCAAACTTTGAAATATAGATGAATACCAGGCCTCATATCTTGCCACTTTCTTTTCTCTACCTGAAGCTCCTCTTTTTTCAACTGCTAGCTTTGGAGAGCAAAATAAATCTCTGGACTCCTTATATCTGCTTCTTCCCCTGGAGGTTTCAGTACAAAAGTTGTCAGAAAGTTTTGACAATGCTGTTTTCTGTGTATAACATTCACTACTGAGTAGGTAAGTGAAAGACTGGCTAGAATCTAGTCGTTGGCTTCTAGTAAGCATCCTACTGTGCCAACAAATGACCGACTGAAGGGAGTATTCCCAACTTAGTGTATAACATTATCATTCCAAATTACTGGAAAATCCTTGGAATATGCTCTGACAGCGATTCATTGTAACTCTGTTATTATTCTTTCTAAGGCTTCATATATGTTCTGTCTGTAACTTAAGTTCAAACTGAAATATTGCAGTCTCTACTCTTCAGGGAGAAAGCTGAAATTATGTGCAAGTCAGACTAGTAGCAAGGTTAAATCTAGTTTTACAGCACTTCATAAAGCACTTACGTTAGGAACTGAAAGTGCTTACAGCCTTGTTTCAAAGAAGATATGACTTTTTCTTCCATGTTCTGGGAGACTGAAGTTCTCTCACAGCCCAAAGTCCTTTTAATTGAAAGCTACCTCTAAGAGGATAGCTAACATATCTGTACTTCCCAAATGGGCTTACTCATAGTAACAGCATGATCAAAATCACAGAGCAATCTGGATTGGAAGGGCCCTTAAAAGTCATTTAGTTCCACCGTGCCATTGGCAGGGACAATGATACCTACTGTTACTATTTCTTTATCAAAAAAAGACATCGGTCTCCTTGTGTTCTTAGTAAAGTGACTCATGAGTTTATTAGTACACCAGGTGTttcaaaaattgaaaaaataagtaattttgaATTATCATCTGTATTCACACTATGAGAATAATTTGTCTggtaaaagaaaagcaaattgtCAATAATCTTATGAGggggaagagaaaacaaagaattttaaGACTCCCAAGTTGTCTGTCCTTCCTACCTGTACACAGAAGTCCATCTTTATAGTAAAGTGCATATACTCTGGCACTGTGTCCAATTAAAGAGGATGTCTCAAAGGCTTCGTGGTCCTTCAGCTGCTTCATCCTTAAAATAGCTTTTAGGTAAACCTTCTTCCAATGTAGAGGATCCTGAACAGAGTCATCTATCTGCCAACCCAAATTCTTACACGCAGTCTGCCACACCTCTGTACAGGCACTTATAACCTTGTTCCACTGCTTAGAGACGAGGCAACATGTGAGTAAGGTCTGCGGATCAAGCCATTTTAACAGATAAAAACTAAGTTCCAATGGAAGAAGTTTGAGGAAGTCCCTCTTGAGTAGAATCTCTAGATTATTGGAGAGGTGCCTGAGCTGGACTGCTCCACTCAAGCTAATCAGGTGATCCagagtttcatttttctgcaagtccgtcagagaaagaaatgcaataGAAATGTTATCAAGCCATGCTTCAAAGTCCTTTTTCTCCATAAGGTTATGGAAAAATTTACCTGTGATACATCAAAATACTGTATTAGTTCCGTTCAGAAAATAAGGCATGAATCACATCTTTATTACTGGTACAAAAGTATTCCAAATGGCATGTTAACACACAGATTGAAGAGaccaaatgcattttaaaatattctttaggTTAGGGCTAAGCATTTGCATGCACCCTGAACTATCATTTGTCCCACAGCAGACTTACTAGTAAATTGCATGTAGCTAGTGAATGTTAGCATTCATTATGAATGTTAACATATTTCTTGTTTTAGATTAACACTTTCAAATTCTGAGTCCAATAAGGTAGGGGTTAGTTTAAGTTTTACACCTATTACAGCAAATAAACACTGTCTTTGAGTTTACTCATGGATTATtctgataaaaggaaaaaaacaaaacgcATAAGCAGAGTGATAAGCTAGTTACTAACATAATGTACTCATACCTTCCTCCTGAACTATCTTAATAAAAAGCAGATAACTAGTTAGTTTTCAAAAAAGTATACAGAGATGTCTGACAAATTGTGTTGGACGATACGTTAgtctttctaatttttctattcGGCTCACATAAAGGCCTGAG from Molothrus ater isolate BHLD 08-10-18 breed brown headed cowbird chromosome 20, BPBGC_Mater_1.1, whole genome shotgun sequence harbors:
- the LOC118693359 gene encoding uncharacterized protein LOC118693359; translated protein: MLCAGKKSYFAAAVCIMTVTSMLAVSYLKLQRLSHQPKVIQEGRRCRGKIAISTITPLEGNKTFIISPYFDDRESKVTRVIGIVHHEDVKQLYCWFCCQVNGKIYVSKAKIDVHSDRFGFPYGATDIVCLEPKNCDPTHVSIHQSPYGNIDQLPRFEIKNRKPETFSVDFTVCISAMFGNYNNVLQFIQSMEMYKILGVQKVVIYKNNCSHLMEKVLKFYIEEGTVEVIPWPINSHLRVSYSWRFLQDGTHIGYYGQITALNDCIYRNMERSKFVVLNDADEIILPLKHPDWKTMMNSLQKQNPGASVFLFENHIFPETVSSHTFNISSWNTVPGVNILQHVYKEPVRNNKVENPRKMIVDPRKVIQTSVHSVLRAFGKSVYVPVDVALIYHCRKGLQGNLPRESLIRDTTLWKYNSSLIMNVNKVLSQTMLQTQN
- the FBXW2 gene encoding F-box/WD repeat-containing protein 2 isoform X1; the protein is MEKKDFEAWLDNISIAFLSLTDLQKNETLDHLISLSGAVQLRHLSNNLEILLKRDFLKLLPLELSFYLLKWLDPQTLLTCCLVSKQWNKVISACTEVWQTACKNLGWQIDDSVQDPLHWKKVYLKAILRMKQLKDHEAFETSSLIGHSARVYALYYKDGLLCTGSDDLSAKLWDVSTGQCIYGIQTHTCAAVKFDEQKLVTGSFDNTVACWEWSSGAKTQHFRGHTGAVFSVDYNDELDILVSGSADFTVKVWALSTGTCLNTLTGHTEWVTKVVLQKCKVKSLMHSPGDYILLSADKYEIKIWPIGREINCKCLRTLSVSEDRSISLQPRLHFDGKYIVCSSALGLYQWDFASYDILRVIKPPDFSNVSLLGFGEIFALLFDNRYLYIMDLRTEKLISRWPLPEYRKSKRGSSFLAGEMSWLNGLNGQNDTGLVFATSMPDHSIHLVLWKEHG
- the FBXW2 gene encoding F-box/WD repeat-containing protein 2 isoform X2, yielding MKQLKDHEAFETSSLIGHSARVYALYYKDGLLCTGSDDLSAKLWDVSTGQCIYGIQTHTCAAVKFDEQKLVTGSFDNTVACWEWSSGAKTQHFRGHTGAVFSVDYNDELDILVSGSADFTVKVWALSTGTCLNTLTGHTEWVTKVVLQKCKVKSLMHSPGDYILLSADKYEIKIWPIGREINCKCLRTLSVSEDRSISLQPRLHFDGKYIVCSSALGLYQWDFASYDILRVIKPPDFSNVSLLGFGEIFALLFDNRYLYIMDLRTEKLISRWPLPEYRKSKRGSSFLAGEMSWLNGLNGQNDTGLVFATSMPDHSIHLVLWKEHG